The following are encoded in a window of Lactobacillus intestinalis genomic DNA:
- a CDS encoding response regulator transcription factor: MSLNILMVEDDTSVAEMMGMFFRKEGWKQDIAVDGVEAVDKFKKNPASYDLITLDLNLPKKDGIQVAKEVRAISPTVPIIMLTARGSEEDQVLGLGVGADDYVTKPFSPLALIARIKALHRRVMMEGGQNLPQTKSEVDYDIETQHLKISVDRREVLFDGKPVANITPKEFDLLFTMAQKPKQVFSREQLLELVWGYEYYGEDRTVDAHIKKLRQKLEKVGPQVIKTVWGVGYKFDDSQVKS; the protein is encoded by the coding sequence ATGAGTTTAAATATTTTAATGGTTGAAGACGATACTTCTGTTGCTGAAATGATGGGAATGTTTTTTAGGAAAGAAGGTTGGAAGCAAGATATTGCTGTCGACGGGGTCGAAGCCGTCGATAAGTTTAAAAAAAATCCAGCGTCTTATGATTTAATTACGCTGGATTTAAATTTGCCTAAAAAAGATGGAATTCAAGTAGCAAAAGAAGTTAGAGCTATTTCTCCTACCGTGCCAATTATTATGTTAACGGCACGTGGAAGTGAAGAAGATCAAGTTTTAGGATTAGGGGTAGGTGCTGATGACTATGTTACTAAACCTTTTAGTCCGTTAGCTCTTATTGCGAGAATTAAGGCGCTTCACAGACGTGTGATGATGGAAGGTGGTCAGAATCTCCCTCAAACCAAGTCTGAGGTAGATTATGATATTGAAACACAACATTTAAAGATTTCAGTAGATCGAAGAGAAGTGTTGTTTGATGGGAAGCCTGTTGCTAATATTACTCCAAAGGAATTTGACTTATTATTTACGATGGCTCAGAAACCTAAACAGGTCTTTTCTAGAGAGCAACTTTTAGAATTGGTTTGGGGATATGAGTACTATGGGGAAGATCGAACTGTAGATGCTCATATTAAGAAATTGCGTCAAAAATTAGAAAAAGTTGGGCCACAAGTTATTAAAACTGTTTGGGGAGTAGGATATAAATTTGATGATTCTCAGGTAAAAAGTTAA
- a CDS encoding SdpI family protein yields MIYVACGSVMMVIGILWLISPAKKPNRIYGYLSYLAQVNKDSFKFAQKRASLYLLLFGFIQVLLGVCIHLLNWDRYFLIWLLTFYIFILLPIVGTEKSLKSFLQKRGELPRDYVDPDKVKKTRTKGFRDR; encoded by the coding sequence GTGATTTATGTAGCTTGCGGTAGTGTAATGATGGTAATTGGTATTTTGTGGTTAATTTCGCCAGCGAAAAAACCCAATCGAATATACGGTTATTTGTCATACCTTGCACAAGTCAACAAAGATAGTTTTAAATTTGCACAAAAACGAGCAAGCCTGTATCTGTTGTTATTTGGCTTCATTCAGGTATTATTAGGTGTATGTATTCACTTATTGAATTGGGATCGTTATTTCTTGATTTGGCTGCTCACTTTTTATATTTTTATCTTGCTGCCAATTGTTGGGACAGAAAAAAGTTTAAAATCATTTTTGCAAAAAAGAGGAGAACTGCCAAGAGATTATGTTGATCCTGACAAAGTGAAGAAGACAAGAACTAAAGGATTCAGGGATCGATAA
- the manA gene encoding mannose-6-phosphate isomerase, class I: MEPIFLTPYFRPKIWGGRKLNTIFNYNIPEGKVGEAWIISGYKDDASTVTEGPLKGKTLREVYHEHPELFGNPKSKEFPLLVKFLDANDNLSVQVHPDDDYAHKVENDSGKTESWYVLQADPGAYLIYGHHAKTREELADMIQKGEWDKLLRKVPIKKGDFFYVPAGTIHALTKGSLVIETQQSSDVTYRLYDYDRVDKKTGKKRELHTQKSIDVTTVPHVDPKLNVHTEKDQDAEIKTLVEPPVSPHFYLWQIDLDGTWKTGLKNHPYLLVSVISGSGKLEADGQSWDLKLGTNLIIPNEMKNFTFTGKMRIVMSAPGEE, translated from the coding sequence ATGGAACCAATTTTTTTGACACCATATTTTAGACCAAAAATTTGGGGCGGACGTAAGTTAAATACAATTTTTAATTATAATATTCCTGAAGGAAAAGTTGGAGAGGCTTGGATTATTTCCGGCTATAAAGATGATGCTTCAACAGTGACCGAAGGGCCTTTGAAAGGAAAAACTTTAAGAGAGGTCTATCATGAGCACCCAGAACTTTTTGGCAATCCTAAGTCTAAGGAGTTTCCATTACTAGTTAAGTTTTTGGATGCAAATGATAACTTATCAGTACAAGTACACCCAGATGACGATTATGCACATAAAGTAGAAAATGATTCTGGTAAAACTGAAAGCTGGTATGTATTACAAGCTGATCCGGGTGCTTACTTAATCTATGGACATCATGCAAAAACTCGCGAAGAATTGGCTGATATGATTCAGAAGGGTGAATGGGATAAGCTATTAAGAAAAGTTCCAATTAAAAAAGGCGATTTTTTCTATGTACCAGCTGGAACAATTCATGCTTTAACTAAAGGCAGCTTGGTAATTGAAACTCAACAATCTAGTGATGTTACTTACCGTCTTTATGATTATGATCGTGTAGATAAGAAGACAGGTAAAAAGCGAGAGCTTCATACTCAAAAGTCAATTGATGTTACTACTGTACCTCATGTTGACCCTAAATTAAATGTCCATACTGAAAAGGATCAAGATGCAGAAATTAAAACCTTAGTTGAGCCACCAGTTTCACCGCACTTCTATTTATGGCAAATTGATCTTGATGGAACTTGGAAAACTGGTTTGAAGAATCACCCTTACTTGCTTGTTTCGGTAATATCTGGTTCAGGTAAGCTTGAAGCTGATGGTCAAAGTTGGGATTTGAAGCTTGGAACTAATTTAATTATTCCAAATGAGATGAAGAATTTCACTTTCACTGGTAAAATGAGAATTGTTATGTCTGCTCCTGGTGAAGAATAG
- a CDS encoding acetate/propionate family kinase: MKKVLAINSGSSSFKYKLFSLPDEEVLAEGLADRVGLDDSTFSIELANGDKHVEEVEIPDQETAVKLLLKALKKYNVIEDLNEIAGVGHRIVAGGEYFKDSAIITEDNLQKIFDLKEYAPLHNPAEGEGIKAFMKVLPNVPEVGVFDTAFHESLDPVHYLYSAPYDWYEKYHARKYGAHGTSVRYVANRTAKLLNKDLKDLKLVVCHLGSGASITAVKDGKSYDTSMGFTPLAGITMGTRSGDVDPSLLQFVMHKKDISIDEMIDILNHDSGLLGISGVSPDMRDLKHNPDKRAQLAREIFINRIIRYVGAYITEIGGADAIVFTAGIGEHDARVRAAVMKAFEFMGIVPDLEANKVNGEKTITKPESKIRAMIVPTNEELMIERDVVRLAHLD; this comes from the coding sequence ATGAAGAAAGTTTTAGCAATTAATTCAGGTAGTTCATCTTTCAAATATAAATTATTTTCGCTACCTGATGAAGAGGTTTTGGCAGAAGGTCTAGCTGATAGAGTTGGGTTAGATGATTCAACTTTTTCAATTGAATTGGCTAATGGCGATAAGCATGTTGAGGAAGTTGAAATTCCTGATCAAGAAACAGCTGTAAAGTTACTTCTTAAAGCTTTAAAGAAATATAACGTTATTGAGGATTTAAACGAAATTGCTGGTGTTGGTCACCGGATTGTTGCAGGTGGAGAATACTTTAAAGATTCCGCTATTATTACTGAAGATAATTTACAAAAAATCTTTGATTTAAAGGAATATGCACCTCTTCATAATCCAGCAGAAGGAGAAGGTATTAAAGCTTTTATGAAGGTTTTGCCTAATGTTCCTGAAGTTGGAGTATTTGATACTGCATTTCATGAAAGCTTAGATCCAGTACATTATTTATATTCTGCTCCTTATGACTGGTATGAAAAGTATCACGCTCGGAAGTATGGTGCTCACGGAACTTCAGTACGTTATGTTGCCAATAGAACTGCAAAGCTTTTAAATAAAGATTTAAAGGATTTGAAGCTTGTGGTTTGTCACTTGGGTTCTGGTGCTTCAATAACCGCTGTTAAAGACGGAAAGTCTTACGATACTTCAATGGGCTTTACTCCACTTGCAGGGATTACTATGGGAACTAGATCCGGCGATGTTGATCCCTCTCTTCTTCAATTTGTAATGCATAAAAAAGATATCTCAATTGATGAAATGATTGATATTTTAAACCATGATTCTGGATTGCTAGGAATTTCAGGAGTTTCTCCAGATATGCGAGATTTAAAGCATAATCCTGATAAGAGAGCGCAATTAGCTCGTGAGATTTTTATTAATAGAATTATTCGATACGTCGGTGCATACATCACTGAAATCGGTGGTGCTGATGCCATTGTATTTACTGCGGGAATTGGGGAACACGATGCTCGAGTTCGTGCTGCAGTTATGAAAGCATTTGAATTTATGGGTATTGTTCCAGATCTTGAAGCTAATAAGGTTAATGGTGAAAAAACCATTACTAAGCCTGAATCAAAGATTCGCGCAATGATTGTACCAACTAATGAAGAATTAATGATTGAACGTGATGTTGTGAGATTGGCTCATTTAGATTAA
- a CDS encoding class I SAM-dependent methyltransferase, giving the protein MEKFEQLFNQFLQCVTILQEALNVSFAEALTETFDNLENNKIKVEMGAPDEETVAKLGEMYKKLNYDELPRQTKIQVFSYLALKAVNDDGRDVNQMPTPPILATIIALIMQKLLPDKELDILDPAIGTGNLLYSVINQLKDRNHSKNLYRLYGIDNDEDMLNLADVAAHLNDLDIELYCQDAILPWMVPSPDAVVSDLPIGYYPLDENVKDFATKSDKGHSFAHLLFIEQIIKNLKPGGFGFLLVPKSILSGKVGADFMPWLTKKVYLKSIIELPDSMFQNKFNQKSILVFQNHGGSAVSSEVFLTKLDSLKSEEALVNFNVKLNEWYTKTIH; this is encoded by the coding sequence ATCGAAAAATTTGAACAACTTTTTAATCAATTTTTGCAATGTGTTACTATCTTGCAAGAAGCATTGAATGTTTCATTTGCGGAAGCCTTAACTGAGACTTTTGATAATCTTGAAAATAATAAGATCAAAGTTGAGATGGGTGCTCCTGATGAAGAAACTGTCGCAAAATTAGGCGAAATGTATAAAAAGCTGAACTATGATGAATTACCACGTCAGACTAAAATTCAAGTTTTTTCATACTTAGCTTTAAAAGCAGTAAATGATGATGGTCGAGATGTCAATCAAATGCCTACGCCACCTATTTTGGCAACAATTATTGCTTTAATTATGCAAAAGTTATTGCCAGATAAGGAATTAGATATTTTGGATCCGGCTATTGGTACTGGGAATTTATTATACTCAGTCATTAATCAATTAAAAGATAGAAACCATTCTAAAAATTTATATAGGTTATATGGAATTGATAATGACGAAGATATGCTTAATTTGGCTGATGTTGCAGCCCATTTGAATGATTTAGACATTGAACTTTATTGCCAAGATGCCATTTTGCCTTGGATGGTTCCAAGTCCAGATGCAGTAGTGAGCGACTTACCAATTGGATATTATCCACTTGATGAGAACGTTAAAGATTTTGCTACTAAATCTGATAAAGGGCACTCATTTGCCCATTTGTTGTTTATTGAGCAAATCATCAAGAATTTAAAGCCTGGTGGATTTGGCTTCTTATTAGTACCTAAATCTATTCTTTCTGGAAAAGTAGGTGCTGATTTTATGCCATGGCTGACAAAAAAGGTTTATTTAAAATCTATTATTGAATTACCAGATTCAATGTTCCAAAATAAATTTAATCAAAAATCTATTTTGGTATTCCAAAATCATGGTGGAAGCGCTGTTAGCAGTGAAGTCTTCCTCACAAAGTTGGACTCTTTGAAGAGTGAAGAAGCCCTAGTTAACTTTAATGTTAAGCTAAACGAGTGGTATACTAAAACTATTCATTAG
- a CDS encoding ComGF family competence protein: protein MIQPQSKNIKSSKGFTIAEVIFSIFITILVIWILQNLLVNLKTANKSNHHANDVAFAYVQFTRFLKDENTETAYALPDSSNSYRAVIAKIKRKDKKKVEQHYILEKYKNMIRATTSDGGHMPLLLNIENASFVTIDKQVKINITEKDGRKSELYFKLDPKPVESAKTRGKNDKKDAKKTESKRTSK, encoded by the coding sequence ATGATACAACCACAAAGCAAGAATATAAAATCAAGTAAAGGATTTACGATTGCGGAAGTAATTTTTTCAATTTTTATAACGATTTTAGTAATTTGGATTTTGCAAAATTTGTTAGTAAATCTTAAAACTGCTAATAAATCTAACCATCATGCTAATGATGTTGCTTTTGCCTATGTTCAATTTACACGTTTTTTAAAAGATGAGAATACTGAAACTGCCTATGCGTTACCTGATTCATCCAATTCTTATCGAGCTGTAATTGCTAAGATAAAAAGAAAAGATAAGAAAAAGGTGGAGCAACATTACATTTTAGAAAAATATAAAAATATGATTCGAGCTACAACTAGCGACGGAGGACATATGCCACTACTTTTAAATATTGAGAATGCTAGTTTTGTAACTATCGATAAGCAGGTCAAGATTAATATTACGGAAAAAGATGGAAGAAAATCAGAACTCTATTTTAAGTTAGATCCAAAACCAGTTGAATCAGCTAAAACTAGGGGAAAGAATGATAAAAAAGATGCCAAAAAAACTGAAAGCAAGCGCACTTCTAAGTAG
- a CDS encoding pilus assembly FimT family protein produces MQKVVRQNRAFSLLETMISLIISCALIFIGSLNLKEYQSELLLLNTTREVKAAFEQAARICTIQNSPMSISYFEKSSLLTFKGTMKNNYDRTLRINKKIKIHNLTNLQISKNGTISPKIITVSDGNKSRKIKIQMTWGRAIDG; encoded by the coding sequence TTGCAAAAAGTAGTCCGGCAAAATAGAGCATTTAGTCTACTTGAAACAATGATCAGTTTGATCATTTCCTGTGCTCTAATCTTTATTGGCAGTCTAAATTTAAAAGAATATCAATCAGAATTGCTACTTCTTAATACCACTCGAGAAGTTAAAGCAGCATTTGAGCAAGCTGCAAGGATTTGTACAATTCAAAATTCGCCAATGAGCATTAGTTATTTTGAAAAGTCGTCTTTGCTCACATTTAAAGGTACTATGAAAAATAACTATGATCGAACTTTGAGAATCAATAAGAAGATAAAGATTCATAATCTTACTAACTTACAAATTTCTAAAAATGGGACTATTTCGCCTAAAATAATTACCGTTTCTGATGGTAATAAATCGCGGAAAATAAAGATTCAAATGACGTGGGGAAGAGCAATCGATGGGTAA
- a CDS encoding competence type IV pilus major pilin ComGC yields the protein MNKVKKYLVNLLKKSRTQQGFTLIEMVVVVAIIVLLVLIIAPNLMKQKKNADTKTSDAFKSTLQTQVDLYKDEKKLDGKVDFTTLHKDKYLTDDQFKKSANYDVNDDGEVIAKSSPAK from the coding sequence ATGAATAAAGTAAAGAAATATTTAGTTAATTTACTCAAAAAATCTAGAACTCAACAAGGTTTTACTTTGATTGAAATGGTAGTAGTGGTAGCGATTATTGTACTTTTAGTCCTGATTATTGCACCAAATTTGATGAAGCAGAAAAAGAATGCAGATACTAAAACTTCTGATGCTTTTAAGAGCACGCTTCAAACCCAAGTAGATCTTTATAAAGATGAAAAGAAACTTGATGGAAAAGTTGACTTTACTACTTTACATAAAGATAAATACTTAACTGATGATCAATTTAAAAAATCTGCTAATTATGATGTAAATGATGATGGTGAAGTAATTGCAAAAAGTAGTCCGGCAAAATAG
- a CDS encoding type II secretion system F family protein has translation MKLISYTKKDKLNREEQLEFLDYLKHSLANGFSLNSSVELMSIIWPKRKKMMDDLNQAMKSGAHFPKELIKLGFSKTTVTQINLAMGQGNLVECLEQLTELSRLKNEQIKKLKAELSYPFILAIMMVLLLAFMQTFVTTQFSDSNEHTGDFLLVGLILIALGFIYYFSKMLNLLAKQDYKSMKKLSAYPLIGAVIKKYVNYLLIYDIGLLLASGFSLQKMCEYAAKQTKGSLQQYLGEKVGNKLAQGKSLKEIIKEEPFIPDTLLILIQTGSERSNLSNRFLIFGRSLFNDLTARIEKLVVNVQPICFILIGICIIGMYLKLLLPMYAMMQGI, from the coding sequence ATGAAACTTATCAGTTATACCAAGAAGGATAAACTGAATCGGGAGGAGCAGTTAGAATTTTTAGATTATTTAAAGCATAGTTTAGCTAATGGATTTTCTTTAAATAGCAGTGTGGAACTAATGTCAATCATTTGGCCAAAACGAAAAAAGATGATGGACGACCTTAATCAAGCTATGAAGAGCGGTGCCCATTTTCCGAAAGAATTGATAAAACTGGGCTTTTCTAAGACAACGGTGACTCAAATTAATTTAGCGATGGGGCAGGGAAACTTAGTGGAGTGCTTGGAGCAATTAACTGAACTTAGTCGTCTTAAGAATGAACAGATTAAGAAATTAAAGGCAGAACTATCATATCCTTTTATTTTGGCAATTATGATGGTACTTTTACTAGCTTTTATGCAAACTTTCGTGACAACGCAATTTTCAGATTCCAATGAACATACAGGTGATTTTTTACTGGTGGGTTTGATTTTAATTGCTTTAGGATTTATCTATTACTTTAGTAAGATGCTTAATTTATTAGCTAAGCAAGATTACAAATCTATGAAAAAGCTAAGCGCATATCCACTAATTGGTGCAGTAATTAAGAAGTATGTAAATTATCTGTTAATTTATGATATTGGGTTACTTTTGGCGAGTGGCTTTTCCCTTCAAAAAATGTGTGAATATGCTGCGAAACAGACGAAAGGATCTTTGCAGCAATATTTAGGAGAAAAGGTTGGTAATAAACTTGCTCAGGGGAAGAGCTTAAAAGAAATCATTAAAGAAGAGCCTTTTATTCCGGACACGCTTTTAATTTTGATTCAAACAGGATCAGAAAGAAGTAATTTAAGTAATCGCTTTTTAATATTTGGAAGAAGTTTGTTTAATGATCTAACAGCTAGAATTGAAAAACTAGTAGTAAATGTTCAGCCAATTTGTTTTATTTTAATCGGAATTTGCATAATTGGAATGTATCTAAAATTATTGTTGCCAATGTATGCAATGATGCAAGGAATATAG
- the comGA gene encoding competence type IV pilus ATPase ComGA, which produces METKQKVEELIEEAIQFQASDIFFLPKRDQMMVCFRHSNAVKEIESFKNDEALEVINFLKYAAQMDISEHRRPQVGAMTYRYQDQDYYLRLSSVGDFTDQESLVIRIIYNLETSRYFYPEQLIYLKNLAQRRGLIITSGPTGSGKTTTMYELAKEVGAQKVVMTIEDPVEIHEKSFLQSQVNSEAGISYESLLKAALRHRPDILIIGEIRDNETARVAIDAALSGHLVLATVHAKSTLQTISRLEGLKIRKDELANCLTAVSYQRLLPTNEGVACLLDMASGEVLQNSIEKSVRGNFINWQENLQNLYKGGEINDETYQLYQEG; this is translated from the coding sequence ATGGAGACAAAGCAGAAAGTTGAAGAATTGATTGAAGAGGCAATTCAATTTCAAGCAAGTGATATTTTCTTTTTACCTAAAAGGGATCAAATGATGGTCTGTTTCAGACATTCTAATGCAGTAAAAGAAATTGAAAGTTTCAAAAATGATGAAGCACTAGAAGTAATTAATTTTCTAAAATATGCAGCGCAAATGGATATTTCGGAACATCGTCGACCACAAGTAGGTGCAATGACTTATCGGTATCAAGATCAAGATTACTATTTACGACTTTCAAGTGTGGGTGATTTTACGGATCAAGAATCATTAGTGATTAGAATTATTTATAATCTTGAGACTAGTAGGTATTTTTATCCCGAGCAACTTATTTATCTCAAAAATTTGGCCCAGAGACGTGGCCTTATTATTACGAGTGGGCCAACAGGGTCTGGGAAAACAACCACTATGTATGAACTTGCTAAGGAAGTGGGGGCACAAAAAGTGGTGATGACAATTGAAGATCCCGTGGAAATTCATGAAAAATCTTTTTTACAGTCACAGGTTAATAGTGAGGCAGGAATTAGCTATGAGAGCCTTTTAAAAGCTGCCTTACGTCATCGACCTGATATTTTAATTATTGGGGAAATTAGGGACAATGAGACTGCACGCGTGGCAATTGATGCAGCTTTAAGTGGCCATTTGGTGTTAGCAACTGTCCATGCAAAAAGTACTCTTCAGACAATTTCTAGATTGGAAGGACTCAAAATTAGAAAAGATGAACTTGCAAATTGTCTGACTGCAGTTTCTTATCAAAGGTTGTTGCCGACAAATGAAGGTGTAGCTTGTCTCTTAGATATGGCCAGTGGAGAAGTTCTTCAAAATAGCATTGAAAAAAGTGTGAGAGGAAATTTTATTAACTGGCAAGAAAACCTACAAAATTTATATAAGGGAGGTGAAATTAACGATGAAACTTATCAGTTATACCAAGAAGGATAA
- a CDS encoding YebC/PmpR family DNA-binding transcriptional regulator, protein MSGHSKWHNIQGRKNAQDAKRGKIFQKLSREIYMAAKSGGPDPSGNPTLRMVIDKARSNNMPKDNIQRAIKKAEGNSDEHYDEITYEGYAPGGVAVFVEALTDNKNRTASAVRVAFTRNGGSLGATGSVAYMFDRKGYIVIDRSTTDADEDQVLLDVMDAGGEDLQTSDDAFEIYTDPKQFAQVRDALEKAGYKLANAELTMIPQNTTPVPADKKEQFEHLVDQLEDDDDVQNVYTAAADED, encoded by the coding sequence ATGTCAGGACATTCAAAATGGCACAATATTCAAGGCCGCAAGAATGCGCAAGACGCTAAGAGAGGTAAAATTTTCCAAAAGTTATCTCGTGAAATTTATATGGCTGCAAAGAGTGGTGGTCCTGACCCTTCAGGGAATCCTACCTTGCGTATGGTTATCGATAAGGCACGTTCAAACAACATGCCAAAAGATAACATTCAACGTGCAATCAAGAAGGCTGAAGGTAACTCAGACGAACACTACGATGAAATCACTTATGAAGGTTACGCTCCAGGTGGTGTAGCAGTTTTTGTTGAAGCCTTGACTGATAACAAGAACCGTACTGCTTCAGCTGTTCGTGTTGCATTTACTCGTAATGGTGGTTCACTTGGTGCTACTGGTTCTGTTGCCTACATGTTTGATAGAAAAGGCTACATTGTAATTGATCGTTCAACTACTGATGCTGATGAAGATCAAGTATTGCTTGATGTAATGGATGCTGGTGGCGAGGACTTGCAAACTAGTGATGATGCATTTGAAATTTACACTGATCCAAAGCAATTTGCTCAAGTAAGAGATGCTCTTGAAAAAGCTGGTTACAAGCTTGCAAATGCAGAATTAACTATGATCCCACAAAATACTACTCCAGTTCCTGCTGATAAGAAGGAACAATTTGAACACTTAGTTGACCAATTGGAAGATGACGATGATGTTCAAAATGTCTACACTGCAGCTGCAGATGAAGATTAA
- a CDS encoding VanZ family protein translates to MRNFKFTTREKVYLLIALLVLIMLFISSSMTYQQQEMKPGFINTHLHFIEEIVGNWNIYYGGRWHNAELDGGTAGMTQFVVRKMAHFGSYFLVGMFGFLGLRRIFKLKWVAPVLTWFGAIALAAFDEYHQYLTGDRTPSVHDVMLDASGALCGIVLCIIVIFIRKKLQKK, encoded by the coding sequence ATGCGAAATTTTAAATTTACAACTAGAGAAAAAGTCTATCTTTTGATTGCATTGCTGGTCTTAATTATGCTCTTTATTTCAAGTTCAATGACTTACCAGCAGCAGGAAATGAAGCCGGGTTTTATCAACACTCATTTACATTTTATTGAAGAAATTGTAGGAAATTGGAATATTTACTATGGTGGTAGATGGCATAATGCGGAGCTTGATGGTGGAACTGCGGGAATGACGCAATTTGTTGTAAGAAAGATGGCTCACTTTGGATCTTACTTTTTAGTAGGGATGTTTGGATTTTTAGGATTAAGAAGAATCTTTAAACTTAAGTGGGTTGCTCCGGTTTTGACTTGGTTCGGTGCAATTGCCTTAGCTGCTTTTGATGAATATCACCAATACTTAACAGGCGATCGTACTCCAAGTGTTCATGATGTAATGTTAGATGCTTCCGGAGCTTTATGCGGAATTGTTTTATGTATTATTGTTATCTTTATTCGAAAAAAATTGCAGAAAAAATAG
- a CDS encoding type Z 30S ribosomal protein S14, which produces MAKTSQIVKNHRENKFSTREYTRCERCGRPHSVYRKFGLCRVCMRELAHDGQLPGVKKASW; this is translated from the coding sequence ATGGCAAAAACATCACAAATTGTAAAAAATCATAGAGAAAATAAATTCTCAACTAGAGAATATACACGTTGTGAACGCTGTGGACGTCCACATTCTGTTTACCGTAAATTTGGTTTATGCAGAGTCTGCATGCGTGAATTAGCACATGATGGCCAATTGCCTGGCGTTAAGAAGGCAAGTTGGTAA